A single region of the Salipaludibacillus sp. LMS25 genome encodes:
- a CDS encoding ATP-grasp domain-containing protein — MRNSNEWLKHLEGAIPDEAKQNKISLYTIALEGWRRGLELKFYSVADDKNKHQLSYSLAYNGREHHFQGSKGDLISDRAQRICDDKSLTYEALDAKHIPIPKGRTFNNDKTDEEIISYADEIGLPVVLKPTNGSGGKGVIVNIQTVEELVNALKYVRGQLGYNKIVVEQFVSGEEYRIYVLNDKVIAAVHRMPANVVGDGKSTLAELIEKKNENRKSVPHLYNRPIKKDKHFYLTLKKEKLSLKTVPQKNERIFLKRVSNISTGGDPIDVTDNLPEDIKKIAVNAAKSIPGLPHCGLDMIVDKERNVAVVIELNTRPGLGSHLFPIEGKSRDVPKAIIDLYFPETIGLKVKESKKYFYLKDIDNILKNNYAKEVIVAPHNYDELKVRKININVEEIPQKIKVNVTSVLTRGNVIGELIFEHNEMKIVIAHRDKKILDKVEEEIKYELRHVENLTYTLQHLDVSYKLPNELTIKDHTKQVSESSYYSMVVLKRNLEKLERNIKEMVKSIGYRKMLK; from the coding sequence GTGAGGAATTCTAATGAGTGGTTAAAACATTTAGAAGGTGCTATTCCAGACGAAGCAAAACAAAATAAAATTAGTCTATACACAATAGCTTTAGAAGGATGGCGAAGAGGTTTAGAATTAAAATTTTACTCAGTAGCAGATGATAAGAATAAGCATCAACTAAGTTATTCGCTGGCATATAATGGGAGAGAGCATCACTTTCAAGGGTCTAAAGGAGATTTAATTTCTGATCGCGCTCAGCGAATTTGTGATGACAAATCTTTAACGTATGAAGCTTTGGATGCCAAACATATTCCTATTCCCAAAGGAAGAACATTCAATAACGATAAGACAGATGAGGAAATAATATCATATGCCGACGAAATAGGATTACCAGTAGTACTTAAACCGACGAATGGATCAGGTGGAAAAGGTGTTATAGTTAATATCCAAACAGTAGAAGAGTTAGTAAACGCTTTAAAATATGTTCGGGGACAATTAGGATATAATAAAATTGTAGTGGAACAGTTTGTTTCAGGGGAAGAATATAGGATTTATGTGTTAAATGATAAAGTTATCGCAGCCGTTCACAGGATGCCAGCAAATGTGGTTGGTGATGGGAAAAGTACTCTTGCTGAATTAATTGAAAAGAAAAATGAGAACAGAAAATCTGTGCCACATTTATATAACCGGCCCATCAAGAAGGACAAGCATTTTTATTTGACATTAAAAAAAGAGAAGCTTAGCCTTAAAACGGTTCCACAAAAAAACGAACGGATCTTTTTAAAAAGGGTGAGCAATATATCGACAGGTGGAGACCCAATTGATGTCACAGATAATTTACCAGAAGATATTAAAAAAATTGCCGTAAACGCTGCTAAATCAATCCCAGGATTACCACATTGTGGATTGGATATGATTGTGGATAAAGAGAGGAATGTAGCGGTAGTCATTGAACTAAACACTCGGCCTGGTTTAGGATCTCACTTATTTCCAATTGAAGGAAAATCAAGAGATGTACCTAAAGCAATTATTGATTTATATTTCCCTGAAACAATCGGGTTGAAAGTGAAGGAAAGTAAAAAGTATTTTTATTTGAAAGATATTGATAACATTCTAAAGAATAATTATGCTAAAGAGGTAATAGTAGCACCTCATAATTATGACGAACTTAAAGTAAGAAAGATCAATATAAATGTAGAAGAAATACCTCAAAAGATAAAAGTGAACGTGACATCTGTCTTAACAAGAGGAAATGTTATAGGTGAATTAATATTTGAACATAACGAGATGAAGATTGTAATAGCCCATAGAGATAAAAAAATTCTAGATAAAGTAGAAGAGGAAATTAAATATGAGTTAAGACATGTAGAAAACTTAACATATACACTTCAACATTTGGATGTCTCATATAAATTACCAAATGAATTAACCATAAAAGATCATACCAAACAAGTAAGTGAAAGTAGTTACTATTCTATGGTAGTATTAAAAAGAAATTTAGAAAAACTAGAGCGAAATATTAAAGAGATGGTAAAAAGTATAGGTTATAGAAAAATGCTGAAATAA
- a CDS encoding ATP-grasp domain-containing protein, giving the protein MDNMDLKWLPHLTPEVVEQAPGHLLCGYTIALEGWRRGLELKWYTNQAKEFDEINTWYDHNPGKLFSLSSEENTHYFFKSRGDLVTWKAVEDGKDKYQTKHIFKKSQVPTPAGVMCSSEQSYSEIMNLVANLNYPLVLKPVDGSFGRGVITEIKNKDKLISVFKEAKNSSQYNNIIIEEYIPGREFRLYVVNDQVVGAIERVPANVIGDGKTSIRRLIEKKNKKRRLNPRLKHCPIKINSELTEHLLELDYKLDDIPKKEEKVFLTKMSNISLGGDPIDRLDTLSSKVKKIAIEALRAFPDLPHGGVDIIVPSCEWEGVDEAIVLEVNPTAQIGSLLFPLEGRARDIPSAIIDYYFPESIATKKANPYSIFEFQKILPILKSKVVTSILIPKVINTKFSCLYKVSGDLTTYGHKIDLKEKADTCKLYGYLKEISSHSYELYICTDNEKNMRDYIQYVKEIRNISIREIEHNKFTMTKQHFEIKQSPKAWRNDEIKLKKVLSKLEKKNRLLKLILSARKVIRRIKSKLKRVIWLVK; this is encoded by the coding sequence ATGGATAATATGGATTTAAAATGGCTGCCCCATCTTACCCCGGAAGTTGTCGAACAGGCACCGGGGCATTTGCTTTGTGGTTATACGATAGCATTAGAAGGTTGGAGAAGAGGATTAGAACTTAAATGGTATACTAATCAAGCTAAAGAATTTGACGAAATTAATACGTGGTATGACCATAATCCAGGGAAACTTTTCTCACTATCTTCTGAAGAAAATACTCACTATTTCTTTAAATCTAGAGGTGATTTAGTAACGTGGAAAGCTGTAGAAGATGGCAAAGATAAGTACCAAACAAAACATATTTTTAAAAAATCTCAAGTGCCAACTCCTGCAGGTGTCATGTGTTCTTCTGAACAATCATATAGTGAGATAATGAACTTAGTTGCAAATCTAAATTATCCGCTTGTTTTAAAACCAGTTGATGGCAGTTTTGGTAGAGGTGTTATTACAGAAATAAAAAATAAAGATAAATTAATTTCTGTATTTAAAGAAGCGAAAAACTCTTCTCAATACAATAATATTATTATAGAAGAATATATACCAGGCAGAGAATTTAGATTGTATGTGGTGAACGATCAAGTAGTTGGAGCTATCGAAAGAGTACCAGCAAATGTGATTGGCGATGGAAAAACATCAATTAGGAGATTGATCGAGAAAAAAAATAAAAAGAGAAGGTTAAATCCAAGACTAAAACATTGTCCTATAAAAATAAATAGCGAACTAACAGAACATTTATTAGAACTAGACTATAAACTGGATGACATACCTAAAAAAGAAGAAAAAGTATTCTTAACAAAAATGAGTAATATTTCGTTAGGTGGGGATCCTATAGATCGGTTAGATACATTATCTTCTAAAGTAAAAAAGATAGCAATAGAAGCATTGAGGGCTTTTCCTGACCTCCCGCATGGAGGAGTTGATATTATTGTACCTTCATGTGAGTGGGAAGGGGTGGACGAAGCAATTGTTCTAGAAGTTAATCCCACAGCTCAAATCGGATCGCTGTTATTTCCACTGGAAGGGAGAGCTAGGGATATCCCATCTGCAATAATCGACTATTACTTTCCTGAAAGTATTGCTACTAAAAAAGCTAATCCATATAGTATTTTTGAATTCCAAAAAATTTTACCAATCTTGAAATCAAAAGTTGTGACGTCGATTCTGATACCAAAAGTTATAAACACAAAATTTTCTTGCTTGTATAAGGTAAGTGGGGATTTAACAACTTATGGACACAAAATTGACCTGAAAGAAAAGGCGGATACATGTAAACTATATGGATATTTAAAAGAGATTTCCTCGCACAGTTATGAACTTTATATATGCACTGATAATGAAAAAAATATGAGAGACTATATTCAATATGTTAAGGAAATAAGGAACATATCAATACGGGAAATTGAGCACAATAAATTTACAATGACTAAGCAGCATTTTGAAATTAAGCAAAGCCCTAAAGCATGGAGAAATGATGAGATCAAGTTAAAAAAGGTGCTTTCCAAACTTGAAAAAAAGAATAGGCTGTTGAAATTAATTTTAAGTGCAAGGAAAGTAATTAGACGGATTAAATCTAAATTGAAAAGAGTGATATGGTTAGTTAAATAG